A single window of Sulfurimonas sp. hsl 1-7 DNA harbors:
- a CDS encoding tyrosine-type recombinase/integrase yields the protein MNIFSLPLPNCDLAARLINDFFNYSLIQKKSKTTHDGRTKLALSFLSVYCPKDISRNLVIQFLESVTSGSSSSSKNKQSSFMRTILKYLYSLGYENCKFELPYITTNPKIPPYISEDEMTNILNKYQRAIRTAPNIWKARRDYALLIFAYATGMRATEICRFKMSDLDKQSGFIRIENGKGSKDRYVPIAPRAIRALEELYKYMPSYLKSLSTPLFISDTLRVFDKTTLWMHFKGVFGLNPHLLRHTFATHLIQNGCDVYIVSEFLGHSDLATTQIYTHIQPQHLQETVNKNFPSINT from the coding sequence ATGAATATATTTTCTTTACCTCTGCCTAATTGTGACTTAGCAGCACGACTTATCAATGACTTTTTTAATTATTCATTGATACAAAAAAAGTCAAAGACTACTCACGATGGAAGAACAAAACTAGCACTTTCTTTTTTATCTGTTTATTGTCCTAAAGATATAAGTAGAAATTTAGTTATTCAATTTTTAGAAAGTGTGACATCCGGTTCTAGTTCTTCAAGTAAAAATAAACAGAGTTCTTTTATGCGTACGATTTTAAAATATTTATACTCTTTGGGTTACGAAAACTGTAAATTTGAGTTACCTTATATTACAACTAATCCAAAGATACCACCTTACATTTCAGAAGATGAAATGACAAATATTTTAAATAAATACCAAAGAGCTATAAGAACAGCTCCAAATATTTGGAAAGCTAGAAGAGATTATGCACTTTTAATTTTTGCATACGCTACGGGAATGAGAGCAACTGAAATATGTAGATTTAAAATGAGTGATTTAGATAAACAAAGCGGATTTATTAGAATTGAAAATGGCAAAGGTTCAAAAGATAGATATGTTCCAATTGCTCCAAGAGCTATACGAGCATTAGAAGAACTTTATAAATATATGCCAAGTTATTTAAAATCACTTTCTACACCCCTTTTTATTTCCGATACTTTACGAGTATTTGATAAAACAACTTTATGGATGCATTTTAAAGGAGTATTTGGATTAAATCCTCACCTGTTGCGTCACACTTTTGCAACGCATCTTATACAAAACGGTTGTGACGTATATATTGTTTCAGAGTTCTTAGGACATTCAGACCTCGCAACAACTCAAATTTATACACATATCCAGCCACAGCATCTACAAGAAACGGTTAATAAAAACTTTCCGTCAATAAATACATAA
- a CDS encoding helix-turn-helix transcriptional regulator, giving the protein MDKLIRINQVMDLVGIKKSTVWLWVKQGKLPQPKKLSPRVTVWKESDILEYIQQAI; this is encoded by the coding sequence ATGGACAAGTTAATCAGAATAAATCAAGTAATGGATTTAGTAGGCATTAAAAAAAGTACTGTGTGGCTTTGGGTCAAACAAGGAAAGCTCCCACAACCTAAAAAACTTTCTCCACGTGTAACAGTTTGGAAAGAGTCTGATATCTTGGAATATATACAACAAGCTATATAG